A part of Halobacillus shinanisalinarum genomic DNA contains:
- the pdaB gene encoding polysaccharide deacetylase family sporulation protein PdaB, producing MSFYTWRMEKIKRYGVIIFLALFCAVLMWIGQMGQLPVFSNDGEPKALSQGSEEQPYIALTFNISWGNEKVNGILEKLKAHQAKATFFLSGSWAERHQDIVEAIHEDKHEIAITGYEYESYTEMEPEEIRRDIQKAKEVFEKLGFEDINYIRPPHGHLNEEILAAIEQEGLETVQWSLNPRDWENPGTNAIIDQIMGTGAKGDIILLHASDSVKQTAKALEVVIPGLKQKGFEFVTITELVNGGKAKITQE from the coding sequence GTGAGTTTTTATACGTGGAGAATGGAGAAGATAAAGCGTTATGGAGTTATCATATTCCTAGCATTATTTTGTGCCGTATTAATGTGGATTGGTCAAATGGGCCAGCTTCCTGTTTTTTCAAATGACGGAGAGCCAAAAGCTTTATCGCAAGGAAGCGAAGAACAGCCGTATATCGCGTTGACTTTCAATATTAGCTGGGGAAATGAAAAGGTGAATGGTATTTTAGAGAAACTTAAGGCTCATCAGGCAAAAGCCACCTTCTTTCTTAGCGGAAGTTGGGCTGAGCGGCATCAGGATATTGTCGAGGCTATCCACGAAGATAAGCATGAAATAGCAATAACGGGATACGAATATGAAAGCTATACAGAAATGGAACCTGAAGAAATAAGAAGAGATATTCAAAAAGCGAAGGAAGTCTTTGAAAAACTTGGCTTTGAGGATATCAATTATATAAGACCTCCGCATGGTCATTTGAACGAAGAAATATTAGCAGCAATTGAGCAGGAAGGACTTGAAACTGTTCAATGGAGTCTGAACCCTCGTGATTGGGAAAATCCAGGAACTAACGCTATTATCGATCAAATAATGGGAACAGGGGCAAAAGGGGATATCATCTTGCTTCATGCTTCTGACTCTGTCAAACAGACGGCTAAAGCGCTTGAAGTGGTCATCCCGGGGCTTAAACAAAAAGGCTTTGAATTTGTTACCATTACAGAACTAGTCAATGGCGGGAAGGCTAAGATCACCCAAGAGTAA
- a CDS encoding KinB-signaling pathway activation protein → MTSRKWVRMFLTTLLIGGVLTLLTSFILKSESYARVFQPFQLFELIGVLLFFLGFGLIFSVISQMGFFAYLTVNQFGLGVFRRMWPLIQLFLVAFTLFDLVYFRYRAADEATVWPFLWTALGLLVISLVVAKVKAKETNSKAFVPALFFMVVVTTVEWVPALRAGGSAYVWLMIIPLTACNAYQLLLLHRITASNKSA, encoded by the coding sequence GTGACCAGTCGAAAATGGGTGAGGATGTTTTTGACAACGCTGTTAATCGGCGGGGTCTTAACACTGCTCACCAGTTTTATACTTAAATCAGAATCATATGCAAGGGTTTTTCAGCCATTTCAGTTATTTGAACTCATCGGAGTACTGTTATTTTTCCTTGGTTTTGGGCTTATATTCAGCGTCATTAGCCAAATGGGCTTTTTCGCTTATTTAACAGTTAATCAGTTTGGGCTTGGTGTTTTTCGTAGAATGTGGCCATTGATTCAACTATTTTTGGTTGCTTTTACGCTTTTTGACCTTGTCTATTTCCGTTATCGCGCAGCGGATGAAGCAACCGTTTGGCCCTTTCTATGGACGGCCTTAGGTCTGCTTGTCATTTCGCTTGTAGTTGCGAAGGTAAAAGCAAAAGAAACCAATTCGAAGGCTTTTGTTCCTGCCCTGTTTTTCATGGTAGTTGTCACAACAGTTGAGTGGGTTCCAGCTCTACGTGCAGGCGGGAGCGCTTACGTATGGCTGATGATCATTCCATTAACCGCCTGCAATGCTTACCAGCTTTTACTACTGCATCGAATAACAGCCAGTAATAAATCGGCATAA
- the gerD gene encoding spore germination lipoprotein GerD → MSILRFICPVILVVFLAACGGSPEASGQADYETTKKMMVDILKTDDGKKAMTEVLKDEKMQQSMALDSEVVKQAVSETLLSEKGKEFWGKLFTDPKFVQEFSKVVEEEQKKLMKGLMKDPEYQKSLIELYQNPEMMEQMRKVLEGQKFRAHLEKTIQETLNSPVFQAKMTETLLKAAEQMKSGEKSGQGGQEKSGGGSESGSG, encoded by the coding sequence ATGTCCATATTACGCTTTATATGCCCCGTTATACTCGTTGTTTTCTTAGCCGCTTGTGGCGGTAGTCCAGAAGCCAGCGGGCAAGCGGATTACGAAACCACTAAAAAAATGATGGTTGATATATTAAAAACAGATGATGGTAAAAAGGCGATGACTGAAGTTCTTAAAGATGAGAAAATGCAGCAGTCGATGGCATTGGATTCCGAAGTTGTCAAGCAAGCCGTAAGTGAAACGCTTCTCTCGGAAAAAGGAAAAGAATTCTGGGGTAAGCTTTTTACAGACCCAAAATTTGTTCAAGAATTTAGCAAAGTTGTTGAAGAAGAACAGAAGAAACTGATGAAAGGCTTAATGAAAGACCCTGAATATCAGAAGTCGCTCATCGAACTTTACCAAAATCCTGAGATGATGGAGCAAATGCGCAAAGTGTTAGAGGGTCAAAAATTCCGAGCCCACTTAGAAAAAACCATTCAAGAGACCTTAAACAGTCCTGTTTTCCAAGCAAAAATGACTGAAACGCTACTCAAAGCTGCAGAGCAAATGAAGAGCGGGGAAAAGTCCGGACAAGGTGGACAAGAGAAGTCAGGTGGCGGCAGCGAATCAGGTTCAGGGTGA
- a CDS encoding Mrp/NBP35 family ATP-binding protein, whose product MLTQEEVLNILHPIEDPFLHKTLEETGGVEEIKIKEEKNHVSVKVLIAKTNTAEQMELQQTIVNALKSGGAATVGLRFDQLPDDVIEKYQPAAEEGQEASLLDGKTGTKFISVASGKGGVGKSTVTVNLAVALSRLGKKVGIIDADIYGFSVPDMMGVEERPVVRGEKIIPVERFGVKIVSMGFFVEDNSPIIWRGPMLGKMLTSFFKEVEWGDLDYLLLDLPPGTGDMALDVHAMLPSSKEVIVTTPHPTAAFVAARAGQMAIKTEHEILGVVENMAYFESKETGNKEFVFGRGGGAKLADELKTDILGHIPLQQPFEEEEVFAPSVYQTDHPIGVVYRNMAAKIIDKY is encoded by the coding sequence GTGCTTACACAGGAAGAAGTACTGAATATCCTCCATCCAATCGAAGATCCGTTTTTACATAAAACGTTGGAAGAAACCGGTGGAGTCGAAGAGATAAAAATTAAAGAAGAGAAAAACCACGTAAGTGTTAAGGTTTTAATTGCTAAAACCAATACAGCAGAACAGATGGAGCTGCAGCAAACAATTGTCAATGCCCTTAAAAGCGGTGGGGCTGCAACCGTAGGACTTCGTTTTGATCAGCTGCCAGATGATGTGATTGAAAAGTATCAGCCGGCTGCTGAAGAGGGACAGGAAGCTTCATTGCTTGATGGCAAGACAGGCACGAAGTTTATTTCCGTTGCCAGCGGAAAAGGTGGTGTCGGGAAATCAACAGTGACCGTTAACCTTGCTGTTGCCCTTTCACGTCTAGGTAAAAAGGTTGGAATTATTGACGCGGATATTTATGGTTTCAGTGTTCCAGATATGATGGGAGTCGAAGAGCGCCCTGTTGTTCGCGGGGAAAAGATCATTCCAGTTGAGCGTTTTGGTGTGAAAATCGTATCCATGGGCTTCTTTGTGGAGGATAATTCTCCTATTATTTGGCGTGGACCAATGCTTGGCAAAATGCTGACAAGTTTCTTCAAAGAAGTGGAGTGGGGGGATCTAGATTACCTTCTTCTTGACTTGCCTCCGGGAACTGGTGATATGGCTCTGGATGTTCATGCTATGCTTCCTTCTTCAAAAGAAGTGATCGTTACAACACCGCACCCTACAGCTGCGTTCGTAGCAGCCCGTGCCGGTCAAATGGCTATAAAAACAGAGCATGAAATCTTAGGTGTAGTAGAAAATATGGCTTACTTTGAGAGTAAAGAGACAGGCAATAAAGAATTTGTCTTTGGCCGGGGTGGCGGGGCTAAGCTTGCCGACGAGCTGAAGACAGATATTTTAGGTCATATTCCTTTGCAACAGCCATTTGAGGAAGAAGAAGTATTCGCACCGTCTGTCTATCAAACCGATCATCCAATTGGTGTCGTGTATCGAAACATGGCTGCGAAAATTATTGATAAGTACTAA